In Akkermansia muciniphila, one DNA window encodes the following:
- a CDS encoding glutamine--tRNA ligase/YqeY domain fusion protein, which yields MSLQPAERRDFIRDMISDDLASGKHQAPVTRFPPEPNGYLHIGHAKSICLNFGIAQEFPGARCHLRFDDTNPSKEDQEYVDSIQEDIRWLGFDWGDNLFFASNMFDFFYECAVSLIRKGLAYVDEQTVEEIRAQRGNVNVPGQESPYRNRSVEENLERFQAMKNGEIPEGRAILRARIDMSSSNMNMRDPVLYRIMFAEHHNTGSSWCIYPMYDFAHPLEDAYEHITHSLCTLEFENHRPLYDWVIENCPVPARPRQTEFARLNLTYTVMSKRKLLQLVQEGHVSGWDDPRMPTVSGMRRRGYTPAAIRNFCQTIGITKFNGFTDVALLEYSVREDLNANAPRRMAVLNPLKVTITTLPENAEEMAEVLNNPEKPEEGVRRLPITREVWIERDDFMLDPPKKYFRLAPGRTVRLRGGYCITCTDYKQDAEGNITEIFCEHIPGTIGSNPPEGIQCRAAIQWVSTKYAVDGEIRIYDRLFTEENPDAAEEGFLSVMNPSSLSVITNAKLEPSLAGAEPEFRCQFERLGYFVADRRDHVPGRRPVFNRTVALKDSWAKKQK from the coding sequence ATGTCATTGCAGCCTGCCGAACGCCGAGATTTCATCCGCGATATGATTTCTGATGACCTTGCCTCCGGCAAGCATCAGGCCCCGGTAACACGCTTTCCTCCGGAACCCAACGGGTATCTTCATATCGGACATGCCAAATCCATCTGTCTCAACTTCGGCATCGCCCAGGAATTCCCGGGTGCGCGCTGCCACCTGCGTTTTGACGACACCAACCCCAGCAAGGAAGACCAGGAATATGTGGACAGCATTCAGGAAGACATCCGCTGGCTGGGCTTTGACTGGGGCGACAACCTTTTCTTTGCCAGCAACATGTTCGACTTTTTTTACGAATGCGCCGTTTCCCTCATCCGCAAGGGATTGGCCTACGTAGACGAACAGACGGTGGAGGAAATACGCGCCCAGCGCGGCAACGTGAACGTGCCCGGGCAGGAATCCCCCTACCGCAACCGATCCGTGGAAGAAAACTTGGAACGGTTCCAGGCCATGAAAAACGGGGAAATCCCGGAAGGCAGAGCCATCCTGCGGGCCAGGATAGACATGAGTTCCAGCAACATGAACATGCGTGACCCCGTGTTGTACCGCATCATGTTCGCGGAACACCACAACACGGGCAGTTCCTGGTGCATTTATCCCATGTATGATTTTGCCCACCCGCTGGAAGATGCCTACGAACACATCACCCACTCTCTCTGCACGCTGGAATTTGAAAACCACCGTCCCCTCTATGACTGGGTCATTGAAAACTGCCCCGTCCCGGCGCGCCCGCGTCAGACGGAATTCGCCCGCCTGAACCTTACCTACACCGTCATGAGCAAGCGCAAGCTGCTGCAACTGGTGCAGGAAGGACACGTCTCCGGCTGGGACGATCCACGGATGCCCACCGTCTCCGGGATGCGCCGCCGGGGTTACACTCCTGCCGCCATCCGCAACTTCTGCCAAACCATAGGCATCACTAAATTCAACGGCTTCACGGATGTGGCCCTGCTGGAATACAGCGTCAGGGAAGACCTGAATGCCAACGCGCCGCGCCGCATGGCCGTGCTCAATCCCCTCAAGGTCACCATCACCACCCTGCCGGAAAACGCGGAAGAAATGGCTGAAGTGCTGAACAATCCGGAAAAACCGGAAGAAGGCGTCCGCCGTCTCCCCATCACAAGGGAAGTCTGGATTGAACGGGACGACTTCATGCTGGATCCTCCTAAAAAATACTTCCGCCTGGCGCCCGGCCGCACCGTACGCCTCCGGGGGGGCTACTGCATCACCTGCACGGACTACAAACAGGATGCGGAGGGAAATATCACGGAAATCTTCTGCGAACACATTCCCGGCACCATCGGCTCCAACCCGCCGGAAGGAATCCAGTGCCGCGCCGCCATCCAATGGGTAAGCACCAAATACGCGGTGGACGGGGAAATCCGCATCTATGACCGTCTTTTCACGGAAGAAAACCCGGACGCTGCCGAGGAAGGGTTCCTTTCCGTCATGAATCCTTCCTCCCTGTCCGTCATCACAAACGCCAAACTGGAACCCTCCCTGGCCGGAGCGGAACCCGAATTCCGCTGCCAGTTCGAACGCCTCGGCTACTTTGTGGCGGACCGCAGGGACCATGTGCCGGGCCGGAGGCCTGTGTTCAACCGCACTGTGGCTCTCAAGGACTCCTGGGCTAAAAAACAAAAATAA
- a CDS encoding bifunctional 3,4-dihydroxy-2-butanone-4-phosphate synthase/GTP cyclohydrolase II produces MDNQLQFCTVEEAVEEIRRGQMIIVTDDPGRENEADLIIAAEFATPEAINFMVTHARGLVCAPLSPERADALQLPLMTSVNRENMSTAFTVSVDAAHDITTGISAAERSLTIRTLADPKATVNDFVQPGHTFPLRAVPGGVLRRAGHTEATIDLVHMAGLQPAGVCCEIMKEDGTMARIGDLGEFQKKHGLKACTVAQLIEYRRAKEKQIRLVETVNMPTDYGNFTCHLYESQLDGALHLALVHGEISPDKPTLVRVHSECLTGDVFGSRRCDCGSQLHTAMRRIAQEGGVLLYLRQEGRGIGLAAKLKAYKLQEQGLDTVEANLKLGYPDDLRDYGIGAQILHDLGANQLRLLTNNPRKIVGLEGFGIKITEQVPLIIPPNEQNSKYLATKKCKLGHIL; encoded by the coding sequence ATGGACAATCAGCTTCAATTCTGCACCGTTGAAGAAGCCGTGGAAGAAATACGGCGGGGACAGATGATCATCGTTACGGACGACCCCGGGCGCGAAAACGAGGCAGACCTGATTATTGCCGCCGAATTCGCTACGCCGGAAGCCATCAACTTCATGGTCACCCACGCCAGGGGCCTCGTCTGCGCGCCGCTTTCCCCGGAACGGGCGGATGCCCTCCAGCTCCCGCTCATGACCTCCGTCAACCGGGAAAACATGTCCACCGCATTCACCGTCTCCGTGGATGCGGCCCATGACATCACGACAGGCATCAGCGCCGCGGAACGGTCCCTCACCATCCGCACGCTAGCGGACCCCAAAGCCACGGTCAACGACTTTGTACAGCCGGGGCACACATTCCCTCTCCGCGCTGTTCCCGGCGGCGTGCTGCGCCGCGCCGGCCATACGGAAGCCACCATTGACCTCGTGCACATGGCGGGCCTCCAGCCCGCCGGCGTCTGCTGTGAAATCATGAAGGAAGACGGGACCATGGCCCGCATTGGAGACCTGGGAGAATTCCAGAAAAAACATGGGTTGAAAGCCTGCACCGTAGCCCAGCTCATTGAATACCGCCGGGCTAAGGAAAAGCAAATCCGGCTGGTGGAAACCGTCAACATGCCCACAGACTACGGGAACTTTACCTGCCACCTTTATGAATCCCAGCTGGACGGGGCTCTTCACCTGGCCCTGGTTCACGGAGAAATCTCCCCGGACAAGCCCACGCTGGTACGCGTGCATAGTGAATGCCTGACGGGGGATGTCTTCGGCTCCCGCCGCTGTGACTGCGGCAGCCAGTTGCACACCGCCATGCGCCGCATCGCCCAGGAAGGAGGCGTCCTGCTCTACCTGCGGCAGGAAGGCCGTGGCATCGGCCTGGCGGCGAAACTCAAGGCTTACAAACTTCAGGAACAGGGTCTGGATACTGTGGAAGCCAACCTCAAACTCGGCTACCCGGACGACCTGCGCGACTACGGCATCGGCGCGCAAATCCTGCATGACCTAGGAGCAAACCAGCTGCGCCTGCTTACCAACAACCCGCGGAAAATCGTGGGGCTGGAAGGCTTTGGCATAAAAATCACGGAACAGGTTCCTCTCATCATCCCACCCAACGAACAAAACAGCAAATACCTGGCTACCAAAAAATGCAAGCTGGGCCATATCCTGTAA
- the ribH gene encoding 6,7-dimethyl-8-ribityllumazine synthase encodes MSTELPRRQRATGTRAKICIVASEYNEQYTQALVDNCSAELETVLPSVRLEIIRVPGAFEIPVTIKSVLSRSPEKRPDAVVALGVILRGSTDHADLIGSTITQALMQLALEFTIPVIHEVLLLNDEKQAFARCIASQLNRGREAARTAARMAELFLNSLSRQ; translated from the coding sequence ATGTCCACGGAACTTCCCCGCCGCCAGCGCGCCACGGGCACGCGCGCCAAAATCTGCATCGTCGCCTCGGAATACAACGAACAATACACCCAGGCTCTGGTAGACAACTGCTCGGCAGAACTGGAAACCGTGCTTCCCTCGGTTCGCCTGGAAATCATCCGCGTCCCGGGAGCTTTTGAAATTCCGGTAACCATTAAATCCGTTCTCTCCCGTTCTCCGGAAAAACGTCCCGATGCCGTGGTGGCTCTGGGGGTCATCCTGCGCGGAAGCACAGACCATGCGGACCTGATCGGCTCCACCATTACCCAGGCCCTGATGCAGCTTGCCCTGGAATTCACCATCCCCGTCATCCATGAAGTCCTGCTCCTGAATGATGAAAAGCAGGCCTTCGCCCGCTGTATCGCCTCTCAGCTCAACCGCGGCCGTGAAGCGGCCCGTACCGCCGCCCGCATGGCGGAACTCTTCCTCAACTCCCTGTCCCGGCAATAA
- the nusB gene encoding transcription antitermination factor NusB yields the protein MLSRNQIRQTTLQYLYAASQTPETEWEGIWDILMEPFRGDYCKLKARAVSGHLTRDYPDKLRLFITRARETADKLQQDPLTLPVRDQLQDLLTKEGEFNAALLRLKKALHEDPANDKGSLSAACDAAQELNTALMQMRRRLLDTLKDFPAYNGIWPSLISSCRKLQEINDRINCLTHPDDRPSLAEIKKVVEAGRDADELYREAKTLGEDILRRRDGLDAAIDSTLENYSPERVSAIDRAILRLGAYELLHRKDLPAPIVISEAIRLSERFSSAESPRFVNGVLAGISKTERPA from the coding sequence ATGCTCTCTCGTAACCAAATCAGACAAACAACCCTCCAATACCTTTACGCCGCCTCCCAGACGCCGGAAACGGAATGGGAGGGAATCTGGGATATCCTGATGGAACCTTTCCGGGGCGACTACTGCAAACTCAAAGCCAGGGCCGTCTCCGGCCACCTTACAAGGGACTATCCGGACAAATTGCGCCTCTTCATCACCCGTGCGCGGGAAACGGCGGACAAACTGCAGCAAGACCCTCTTACCCTGCCCGTCCGCGACCAGCTTCAGGACCTGCTGACCAAGGAAGGAGAATTCAACGCCGCCCTGCTCCGGCTGAAAAAAGCCCTGCACGAAGACCCCGCCAATGACAAGGGCTCGCTTTCCGCCGCCTGCGACGCCGCCCAGGAACTCAATACCGCGCTGATGCAGATGAGACGCCGCCTGCTGGACACGCTCAAGGACTTCCCAGCTTATAACGGAATCTGGCCCTCCCTCATTTCCTCCTGCAGGAAACTCCAGGAAATCAATGACCGCATCAACTGCCTCACCCACCCGGACGACCGCCCCTCCCTGGCGGAAATAAAAAAAGTGGTGGAAGCAGGACGGGATGCGGATGAACTCTACCGGGAAGCCAAAACCCTGGGAGAAGACATCCTGCGCCGCCGGGACGGGCTGGACGCCGCCATCGACTCCACGTTGGAAAACTACTCCCCGGAACGCGTCAGCGCCATTGACCGCGCCATCCTGCGCCTGGGCGCCTATGAACTCCTTCATCGCAAAGACCTCCCGGCTCCCATCGTCATCTCGGAGGCCATCCGCCTGTCGGAACGCTTCTCCTCTGCGGAATCCCCCCGCTTCGTCAACGGCGTCCTGGCCGGAATCTCAAAAACGGAACGCCCGGCATAA
- the ftsY gene encoding signal recognition particle-docking protein FtsY → MAGFFKKLFTKFSRSSRIDWDELEADLVAADIGIRRAMGIVDQLKESKGLNAENLVESTREALRQAFPSAAPSLPVPPEGKPLVILVVGVNGTGKTTSAAKLAHLLQKQGSRVLLAAADTFRAAAVEQLQSWADKLNIPIYKGAPGQDPASVCYEAHTRAIREGFPYLICDTAGRLHTRHNLMEELSKIRRTLAKQDADAPHHTLLVVDATTGANALAQAREFHKATPLDSVMITKMDGSGKGGVAVAIMDEMHIPPSFLGTGEGAEDFEPFNRDRYVDSLL, encoded by the coding sequence ATGGCAGGATTCTTTAAAAAACTATTCACCAAATTCTCCCGAAGTTCCCGGATAGACTGGGATGAACTGGAAGCTGACCTGGTAGCCGCAGACATCGGCATCAGGCGCGCCATGGGTATTGTGGACCAGCTGAAAGAAAGCAAAGGCCTGAATGCGGAAAATCTGGTGGAATCCACCCGTGAAGCGCTTCGCCAGGCCTTTCCTTCCGCGGCCCCGTCCCTGCCCGTCCCTCCGGAAGGGAAACCGCTGGTCATTCTGGTCGTGGGCGTCAACGGCACCGGGAAAACCACTTCTGCGGCCAAATTGGCCCATCTGCTGCAAAAACAGGGTTCCCGCGTTCTCCTGGCTGCGGCGGACACTTTCCGCGCGGCCGCTGTGGAACAGCTTCAAAGCTGGGCGGACAAGCTGAACATTCCCATCTACAAGGGAGCTCCCGGCCAGGATCCGGCCTCCGTCTGCTATGAGGCCCATACGCGGGCCATCAGGGAAGGTTTCCCATACCTCATTTGCGATACCGCGGGGCGCCTCCATACGCGCCACAACCTCATGGAGGAACTCTCCAAAATCCGCCGGACTCTCGCCAAGCAGGATGCGGACGCTCCCCATCACACCCTGCTGGTGGTGGATGCCACCACAGGCGCCAATGCCCTGGCGCAAGCCAGGGAATTTCATAAAGCGACGCCCCTGGACTCCGTCATGATCACCAAAATGGACGGCTCCGGAAAGGGAGGCGTGGCCGTGGCCATCATGGATGAAATGCATATCCCCCCCTCCTTTCTGGGAACCGGGGAAGGAGCCGAAGACTTTGAACCCTTCAATCGGGACCGCTACGTGGATTCCCTGCTGTAA
- the rlmN gene encoding 23S rRNA (adenine(2503)-C(2))-methyltransferase RlmN translates to MSPLPLITAQTEEKLLAFLTEHGHTKFRAQQVLDWVWRKRVTTFDAMSNLPPALKNLLAEHFRFHTPEIVEIHGSADTTRKFLTKMEDGSLVESVIIPAAVAENGEKSERVTLCVSSQVGCAFGCKFCASGLLGLKRHLTTGEIIGQILSAETIAEKRVNNIVFMGMGEPLSNFDNLADALEIITSHRGLEIGARHITISTSGFVPGLKKLAAYPRQIRLAVSLHGATDEVRDQIMPVNKKWPLSQLIPALEEWSRGRNQMPTLEYILIRDINDSPKDASHLVRIAKRLHAKVNLIPYNTVEGLPWKRPSEERCRSFRDAVHKARIPVTMRYEKGHDINAACGQLRLRKEQEKNGSTPR, encoded by the coding sequence ATGTCCCCACTTCCCCTCATCACCGCCCAGACGGAGGAAAAGCTGCTCGCCTTCCTGACGGAACACGGGCACACCAAATTCCGCGCCCAGCAGGTTCTGGACTGGGTGTGGCGCAAGCGCGTCACCACCTTTGACGCGATGAGCAACCTCCCCCCCGCGCTCAAAAATCTGCTGGCGGAACATTTCCGCTTCCATACACCGGAAATCGTGGAAATTCACGGTTCTGCGGACACCACACGGAAATTCCTTACCAAAATGGAAGACGGCAGCCTGGTGGAATCCGTCATCATTCCCGCCGCCGTTGCGGAAAATGGAGAAAAATCAGAGCGCGTTACCCTCTGCGTTTCCTCCCAGGTAGGCTGCGCTTTCGGCTGCAAATTCTGCGCTTCCGGTCTGCTGGGCCTTAAACGCCACCTCACCACGGGAGAAATCATCGGGCAAATCCTCTCCGCGGAAACCATCGCGGAAAAACGGGTCAACAACATCGTCTTCATGGGCATGGGGGAACCTCTCTCCAACTTTGACAACCTGGCGGATGCCCTGGAAATCATCACTTCCCACCGCGGTCTGGAAATAGGGGCGCGCCACATCACCATCTCCACGTCAGGATTCGTTCCCGGACTGAAAAAACTGGCGGCCTATCCCAGGCAAATCCGTCTGGCCGTCTCCCTGCACGGAGCTACGGACGAAGTTCGCGACCAGATCATGCCGGTCAACAAAAAATGGCCGCTCTCCCAGCTCATTCCGGCCCTTGAGGAATGGAGCAGAGGAAGAAACCAGATGCCCACGCTGGAATACATCCTCATCCGGGACATCAACGACTCTCCGAAAGACGCGTCCCATCTCGTCCGGATCGCCAAACGCCTGCACGCCAAAGTCAATCTCATCCCGTACAACACCGTGGAGGGGCTTCCGTGGAAACGCCCCTCAGAAGAACGCTGCCGCTCCTTCCGGGATGCTGTTCACAAAGCGCGTATCCCCGTCACCATGCGGTATGAAAAAGGCCATGACATCAACGCCGCCTGCGGGCAGCTGAGGCTGAGGAAGGAACAGGAAAAAAACGGAAGTACGCCCCGTTGA
- the dnaB gene encoding replicative DNA helicase: METTTTTTAVPPLELTRAPRKIQSLDLRDIPQAPGPEKGVLALMAMDPATYVGQCVTIGMTEDYFYLPAHKLLWRLFQARYNKNEPIDIVSITQALEDMHQLEAVGGSAGLAEIYTFTTTGAYFEHYLNVLKDKFILRSIIDIANQSTTQAFDNPDDVAELLDSVETHIFQIRERYNSAKDEQSLASILKQAVTNFEKFIASKGQIQGLTTGFEELDKKSNGLKPGDMFIIAARPSMGKTSFLLNIIEHIALNEKKPTLLFSCEMPAVQIVERLLFARSGVRSREIIKRGNLTQLEMKHFKQAVKEVGASQLVIDDTAAISINELRAKARRVMRDQGGLAAIGVDYLQLMRSHSKQAANSREREVAEISAGLKALAKELKVPVIVLAQLNRGPESRTGASLGVPRISDLRESGSIEQDADMIGLLYRSAYYAEDEEKRQQMAGRANLHLAKNRNGPTGDVPLHFEAELMRFSTREADEHDQESE; the protein is encoded by the coding sequence ATGGAAACTACAACAACCACCACTGCCGTTCCCCCGCTGGAACTGACCAGGGCCCCCCGAAAAATTCAGTCCCTGGACCTCAGGGACATCCCGCAGGCTCCCGGCCCGGAAAAGGGAGTGCTGGCCCTCATGGCCATGGACCCGGCCACTTATGTGGGGCAATGCGTCACCATCGGCATGACGGAGGACTACTTCTACCTCCCTGCGCACAAGCTGCTCTGGCGCCTTTTCCAGGCCCGATATAACAAAAACGAACCCATTGACATCGTTTCCATCACCCAGGCCCTGGAAGACATGCACCAGCTGGAAGCCGTAGGCGGAAGCGCGGGCCTGGCGGAAATCTACACCTTTACCACCACCGGAGCCTATTTTGAGCACTACCTCAATGTCCTGAAGGACAAATTCATCCTTCGCTCCATCATTGACATCGCCAACCAGTCCACTACGCAGGCCTTTGACAATCCGGACGACGTAGCGGAACTGCTGGATTCTGTGGAAACCCATATTTTCCAGATACGGGAACGCTATAACAGCGCCAAGGATGAACAAAGCCTGGCCAGCATCCTTAAACAGGCCGTCACCAATTTTGAAAAATTCATCGCAAGCAAAGGCCAAATCCAGGGACTGACCACGGGATTTGAGGAACTGGATAAAAAAAGCAACGGCCTTAAACCGGGGGACATGTTCATCATCGCCGCCCGTCCATCCATGGGTAAAACCTCCTTCCTGCTCAACATCATTGAGCACATCGCGCTGAATGAGAAAAAACCTACTCTGCTCTTTTCCTGTGAAATGCCCGCGGTCCAGATTGTGGAACGCCTTCTTTTCGCCCGCTCCGGAGTCCGCAGCCGGGAAATCATCAAGAGAGGCAACCTCACCCAGCTTGAAATGAAGCACTTCAAACAGGCCGTCAAGGAAGTGGGGGCTTCCCAGCTTGTCATTGACGATACCGCAGCCATCTCCATCAACGAACTCCGGGCCAAAGCGCGCCGGGTCATGCGGGACCAGGGCGGTTTGGCAGCCATCGGCGTGGACTATCTCCAGCTCATGCGCTCCCACTCCAAACAGGCGGCCAACAGCCGTGAACGAGAAGTAGCGGAAATATCCGCCGGTCTCAAAGCCCTGGCCAAGGAACTTAAAGTGCCTGTTATCGTCCTCGCCCAGCTCAACCGCGGTCCGGAAAGCCGCACGGGAGCCAGCCTGGGCGTCCCCCGCATCTCCGACCTTCGCGAATCCGGCTCCATCGAACAGGACGCGGACATGATCGGCCTGCTCTACCGCTCCGCCTACTATGCGGAAGATGAGGAAAAACGCCAGCAAATGGCCGGACGGGCCAATCTGCATCTGGCCAAAAACCGCAACGGCCCCACGGGGGACGTTCCGCTCCACTTCGAAGCGGAACTCATGCGCTTCTCCACCCGCGAAGCGGATGAACACGACCAGGAAAGCGAATAA
- a CDS encoding PEP-CTERM sorting domain-containing protein, which produces MKKNLFIAAILCGSCICANAASMVTEWTGNAGPTEGNTYELGNADNWSNGVPARSNGQGPDVIFNNTGTINISGSMVDTSDGGSITVTGNSNVTVGGTRWTGNVTIGANSSLSLTQVDFKSSEIILDGIFHLGVCGIDNGGNGARLVFGTNGIMNVNQQIWGASGFSVSGMLATISTDLAAGEFQFVTRTLITSAGFDGGSISLGDFTAEDGGALTKASGIMEGNAADYQGQYYLYTENGNVKVQYVVAGAVPEPATATLSLLGLASLMLRRRRA; this is translated from the coding sequence ATGAAAAAAAACTTATTTATTGCGGCAATCCTCTGCGGATCATGCATCTGCGCCAATGCCGCCAGCATGGTTACGGAATGGACTGGCAACGCTGGTCCTACGGAAGGCAATACCTATGAACTGGGTAATGCGGACAACTGGAGCAATGGAGTTCCCGCCCGCAGCAACGGGCAGGGGCCGGACGTCATCTTCAATAACACCGGAACTATCAATATCAGCGGCTCCATGGTGGACACCTCCGACGGCGGCAGCATCACCGTCACAGGCAACAGCAATGTTACGGTTGGGGGAACCCGCTGGACCGGAAACGTCACCATTGGAGCCAATTCCTCTCTTTCCCTCACACAAGTGGACTTCAAAAGCAGTGAGATCATCCTGGACGGGATCTTCCATCTTGGCGTTTGCGGCATTGACAATGGAGGCAATGGAGCCCGGCTTGTTTTCGGAACAAACGGTATCATGAACGTTAATCAGCAAATCTGGGGAGCATCCGGCTTCTCCGTTTCCGGCATGCTGGCCACCATATCCACTGACTTGGCTGCTGGAGAATTTCAGTTTGTTACCCGCACGCTGATTACCTCCGCCGGTTTTGACGGCGGTTCCATTTCCCTGGGAGACTTCACCGCGGAAGACGGCGGCGCGCTGACCAAGGCGTCCGGAATTATGGAAGGGAACGCCGCAGACTACCAAGGCCAGTACTATCTCTACACGGAAAACGGAAACGTCAAGGTGCAGTACGTAGTGGCGGGAGCCGTGCCGGAACCTGCTACGGCCACCCTTAGCCTGCTGGGTCTGGCTTCCCTGATGCTGCGCCGCAGGCGCGCCTGA
- a CDS encoding competence/damage-inducible protein A, translating to MKEIRVELINTGTEILLGSIVNTNAAWLGNRLFEAGFRVGRVTVVPDGYAINEAMRESARRADIVIVSGGLGPTSDDVTREALCDVCGVDMHHDERVAEGLKSYFERRGIPIAECNFKQAMVPDGAAVLKNSNGTAPGLVMPASGSLPMFILLPGPPAELRPMVEDSVMPLLEDLADEDIPHLRVFRLVGIGESDLQELVDGSLHQVEGLEVAYCARVGEVDVRLVGSETALKQGEARLRILAGAYVLAPVGASLEKAVVCHLAQQGLKAATAESCTGGLIAKRITDVPGSSGVFECGWVTYADRAKTEMLGVPKEVLTRYGAVSEPVVRAMAEGALERSGADVAVAVSGIAGPGGGTPEKPVGTVWLAWAFRGGETRAEIMFYPRDRLSFRKMVSQRALAGLLDARGKAPV from the coding sequence ATGAAAGAGATCAGGGTTGAATTGATCAACACCGGGACGGAAATTTTGCTGGGGAGTATTGTGAATACAAATGCCGCATGGCTGGGCAACAGATTATTTGAGGCCGGATTCCGTGTGGGGAGGGTAACCGTCGTGCCCGACGGTTACGCTATCAACGAGGCTATGAGGGAGAGCGCCCGGCGCGCAGATATCGTGATTGTGAGCGGGGGATTGGGGCCGACGAGCGATGATGTGACCCGGGAAGCCCTGTGCGACGTGTGCGGCGTGGATATGCATCATGATGAGCGTGTGGCGGAGGGACTGAAGAGTTATTTTGAACGGAGGGGGATTCCCATTGCGGAGTGCAATTTCAAGCAGGCCATGGTTCCGGATGGAGCTGCGGTATTGAAGAATTCCAACGGAACGGCGCCCGGGCTGGTGATGCCTGCCAGCGGTTCCCTTCCCATGTTTATCCTGCTGCCGGGGCCTCCGGCAGAGTTAAGGCCGATGGTGGAAGATTCCGTAATGCCGCTTCTGGAAGATTTGGCGGATGAGGATATTCCGCATTTGCGCGTGTTCCGCCTGGTAGGGATAGGGGAGAGCGATCTTCAGGAACTGGTGGATGGTTCCCTGCACCAGGTGGAGGGGCTGGAAGTGGCGTATTGCGCGCGCGTCGGGGAAGTGGACGTCCGTCTGGTGGGCAGCGAGACGGCTTTGAAACAGGGTGAGGCCCGTTTGCGCATTTTGGCCGGGGCGTATGTGCTGGCTCCTGTTGGGGCTTCTCTGGAGAAAGCGGTTGTGTGCCATCTGGCGCAGCAGGGGCTGAAAGCGGCGACGGCGGAAAGCTGCACCGGCGGCCTGATTGCCAAGAGAATTACGGATGTGCCGGGGTCTTCCGGAGTTTTTGAATGCGGATGGGTTACTTATGCCGACCGGGCAAAGACGGAGATGCTGGGCGTGCCGAAGGAGGTTCTGACGCGTTACGGTGCTGTGAGCGAGCCCGTGGTCAGAGCGATGGCGGAAGGAGCCCTGGAACGCTCCGGAGCTGATGTCGCCGTTGCCGTCAGCGGTATTGCGGGCCCCGGAGGCGGTACGCCGGAAAAGCCTGTGGGGACCGTATGGCTTGCCTGGGCTTTCCGGGGAGGAGAGACGCGGGCGGAGATAATGTTTTATCCGAGGGACCGCCTGTCTTTCCGTAAAATGGTTTCCCAGCGGGCCCTTGCGGGGCTTCTGGATGCCAGGGGAAAGGCGCCTGTTTAA